The Dehalococcoides mccartyi CG5 genome contains the following window.
ATTGGAGTGCTGGTCAGATGTCGTCAAGGAAGCCATCAATATGGCTCTCAAGAGTTAGAACAAACCAACACATTCTTGCAGGGGTAACTATGCCTAAAAACTGAATAAAAGGAGGTAAACATGCCTATCAAGTGGAATGCACTGATGGTAAATGAGGCAATGGATATGGTCGAGGAATACGTCAATCAGGCTATCGAGCCTCTGGAGCAGGCGAAGCTTGTCGCAACCGAGGCCAGAAAAATCCCCAATCTGCCAGGGTATATCGACCAACACCTTTCCCGTCTCATCAGCGAAATCGAGCGGGTTACTGGCGGAGTGTTGCCATGGAACCAGCAACCACATCCGGGAAATGTTCGTTCAGCGATTAGCTCTGTCCGTGAGTCTATACCCAGTGGAACGGTAGCGGCAGAACGACAGAAGGTAAACAGCGGCAAACAGCTCAGTTTGGTGAGCTAATAAAGTCAGCAATACCGGTAACTGAAGGGGTTACTTTGCCTAAAATCTGAACAGAAAGGAGTAAAGAAATATGGCAACAGGTCAGATGGACTTGTTTAACGGGGTGAAGATTACCGAACCAGAGCCGACTACAACGGTGAGACTGGGGCGGAAGGCTGTCCAGATACCACTTCGCAAAAAACGCCGGGAAGCCGTAAAACACCTGATGGAGATACTGGAAGAGCTGGAAGGGAAGGACATCTACCTTGGCTCTTACGATGCCGGCGGACGCCACTTCTGGATGGATAACTTGAAGCTCCAGAGGCTTCAACTGGAATGGCATCCCAGCAGGCTTAAAAGTGACCAGACCTACATTCCCAGTGTAATAGTGCTCTGGGGAAGTAGGTCAGCAGCCGTCAGGATATTCACCGATTACCTCGTAGCCATTCGTGAGCAGGAGTACCAGGGCTACTGGCACTACCTCTTGGACTTCCGCAATGGCTTCTGGCAAAGCCCGATAGACAACTTTAGGTCGCACTACGCCTGCCTGCACATAACCAGATTCAAGGACTAGGAAGTCCAATTCTTAATATTTGAAGGGGTAACTATACCCTAGAAAGGAGAAAACAATGAATACACTATTCGTAATCAATGCCGCTTTCAATACTGGTCAGATTGTCGCTTCAAGAGGCATTTTCGACCTAGCGTGTGATAACCCCGAGTTTGCCCAGTTCATCCAGAAGTCCCTGAATCGTCACGTAAAGGGTGACTGGGGAGATGTGGATGACGAGGATAAACAGACTAACGACCGGGCGCTCAAACAAGGCACACGTTTGCTGTCGGCCTACAACGATGACCGCTTTCCGAAGAACGGGATAGCAACTATCTGGATAATCACCGAAGCCGACCGGAGCGCCACCACTATTCTTTTCCCCGATGAGTATTAGCTAATCACCACAACAAATATACGAGTAAAAGGAGGGTTACTATGTCCAAAAATGCTAATTTGATGATAGATGACCTTGTCGGCACCTTAACCGATCCTATCATCGTCTACCCGGGGGGCTGGGGAGATAGCCTCCCCGAATGGCTAAAGAATGCCATCACATTGGAAAGGTTGACTGAAAACATGAAAGAAACTAACGGAGAGCAACCTACAGGGACGGATGCCGAAGCCTGTGCCTATCTCAATACGGCTTCGCTGACCGCGCCGATGAGCAGTGACTGGAGCCAAATTTATCTGTATGTTGCCGGTAAGACCTACGCCCGCTGGCAAAAGAGCGAAATTCCTCGCGACATTCGGGTAGACTCGCTCAATAACCAGCAAGCGACTGACCTGAATCGTCTCAAGGATTGGCTATATCGGCGGCGTACCACAGCAAGGCAGGAACTAGAGCGAACAGAAAGACGACAACAGAAAAAAGAGGAGGTAGCCAAGAAAGAAGCAGAACAGCCAGCATTATTCGAGTTCTAGGTTAGTATACTTTTTCCAAAAAGGGACTGGAAGAAATGCCAGTCCCTTTTTTTTATTTGAAAGCAACGGTCCAGGTTCCGTGCAATCAAGGACTGCCTCTCATGTATGTGCAATTCAAGTGAGTTGATTAATCTTTTGAAATTAATTTATTGAATTCTTTTTCAAATTCAGGTTTTCTCTCAACTTCATTGTAGAAAGGCATTCCCCAAATAGTGTACTGCCTGTCATCCCAAAGCTGTTCAATTTTATGTTCAGCCTTTAACCGCACGAGGAATTTTTCTTTCCATTCATCCTGCTTTAATAGGTGCATACCTTTTGGCTCAATAAATATTTGATAATAAAAAGACTTTTTCAAGTGTTCCTGAACCAGAAACAGGACAAAGTCAGGCTCCATGGCCATGCCATCATCAAAATTGAAAATCTTGAAGTTTCTCTCATTTCTCAGGAGAAAAACTTGTTCATACTCAGCCTTGAGCTTATCGATTACCATATTGATATATCTAACCAAGTACTTCTCTTCCGATGTTCCATAATTTTCATTGAATACATACCAGTCTTTGTCGCTTAAATCAAGGTTTAATTCCTGGTTAGTAGTTTCGGCTTGTCCAATGCCATATTCCTTGTCGGTATTACCATCGTTTGCGATTTCAAGGATTTTGTCTTTGACCTTGTCTTTTAACATGTATGGTTTAAATAGTTTTGTTCCCTTAAAATCTACTTTATCTGATTGTAGGGTAGTAGCTATTTTCTCTAACACCTGAACAACGGCTTCGAGTTTGTCCTGTTGAGTAAGGTTGATTATTCTTTCTTCAGGTCCGTCTATCTCAACCTTTACTTCTCCCAAGTAATTATTCGACCGTATGAACTCCGAAATTGAGGTGAGATTGGGAAGATATTTCTTAAGATCTGCAAACTGGTAGAATTCCAGTTTGTTGATTGCCTTTAGAATGATATTGCAACCAAAGTCCCTGATAAAGTATTCCTTTTGTTTTCTGGATATACTTATTTTCCCCTGTGTTTCAAACGCAATTGTAGCTTTTGTGAAACCAGTAGCTAGCGAAATCTTATGAGCACTTTCAATGAAGGTTTTATTCAATGAGAATATGTCCTCATGATTATATTTATTTTGCTCATTCAAAAACAAAAATCCGACTTTGTAAAATTCGGTTTCCTTGAAACCAGGTTTTAGTTTCAAATGTCTTTGGCGTATTTCTTTTGCCTTAATTCCAATTTCCTCAAGAGCAGTATGGAGCTCATCGATATATCTCGGATTGTAGGCACTATGGTAATAGAGTTCCTCGCAAAGTTTCAGTTCGTGTTCTTCCTCATCATTTCTAATGTCATACTTGCGTTGGTAAAGCGGCTGATCTTCCGATAAGCGGAATGGGCAATATCTCGCACCTCTACCAATCAATTGGGCTTCCGACATAGTGGTCCTTCCGGGCTTGCCAGCTTTAGCGTCGCGAGTATTGTAAAGACGGACTATATCGAAGAGGTTCAATACATCCCAACCTTCATTGAGTTGATCCACTGCAAAAACAGCTCGGTATTCATTATGTTCGTCTTCTAGGGTATTAATGGAGATCTGTTTCTGCTCACTTTCACTTTGGCTGTTGACCGAGATGCACTTCTCTTCTGAAAAGTCTTCTTTTAATTCAGACGCAAGATTAGATAATGATATATTATTCTTCTTAAAATATTGAAAGGCATTTCGTAGCACAGGGTCGAGGGTTGTGTTGCTCCGAATCTTTTCCAAGTCCTCTGTTTTTAGATTCTTAATACCTTGTATGAACTCGATGAAGAAGTTTTCACTTTCCTTTATTGTCCGGGATTTAAAAAGAATTACTGGTTTAATGATTTTGCGGTTTTTTTCGAATATCTTTCTACGTAGTTGGCTTAACACAATGCACTGAAGGGCTCTTTGAAACTCTGGGAGATCCGCTTGTAGAACTTTCACCTCTTTAGAATAGCCGTCTTTCCGGAACTCTTTGAGAGGATAATCAAAGATTATCCTGTTTCGATATTTGTTTTCTATTTCAGGCTGAGTTAGGTCAGCTGTAGCGGTAAACTCTAATAACACGTTATCTGGATTTGCATTAAGTATTTTAAAAACGGTCTGCTCCCAACTGGTTATTTCAAGTAATTCTAATTGACCAATATCGTTCCCCTTTTTGGTTTCTGCATTGATGTGATGAGCTTCATCCGAAATGAGTACAATCTTTTTATCCGCAAAGTCTTCATACGTGACGGAGTTTTCCTTAGGTGTATTAAGGTCCCAATGCAGGCCTTGAATAGTCGAAAATACGATATTGATGTCGTCTTGATTGATAGATGAAAAATTATCAACTTCCCTAACACGAACATACTTATCACCTATTTGAATCCTATTAGAGAACAGGTATTTAAAAGAATTTGGATTAAGGAAATTGTCTTTGGTTTTCTCGATAATGTTAGTGCTATTTACGAAGAATAGGAAATTGCGATATCCCCTTTCATAGAGGTAGAGTATCAGACCGGCCATTATAAGCGTTTTGCCGCTTCCGGTAGCCATATGGTAAAGAAGTTGCGTAGGCACTCCTTTTGGCCGGTTGAAAAACTCGTTCCAATAGTAGACAAAACGCCCAAAAGCCTCTTGCTGGTATGGGCGTTTACCAAAGCCTTCCCTTAAGTTTTGGTAAATGAAGTCTGGAACCCTACTCTTATAGAAGTCCGGACCCCCGAATTGCAGAGCCGCCTCTAAGACTTGATTCAACGATTGCATTTTAGATTAATAACGGCTTAAGATTTCTACCATGCGTTCAGCCGTCATTACCTCCTTAAGTTTGTACCCCAGCCCTTTCTGTTGGCCGCTGTCTTCCGGATAGATTATTTTATCAACTAACTTGAGTTTAACTACTCTTTCGTCAGCTGACCAAACAATAATAAAAAGCGGCAAGCCACTTTGCTTTCGAATTATGTCTATTGCACGCCATCTATTTACGTCACCTTTCCTATACGCGGTGGGGAGAAACCAGGTGTTGTTGCAATGACTTTTTACTGATGTCTTGATAGTTCTCTGAAACTCAATGAGAGCTCTCGGCTTCTCATCTTTGATCAGGACGTAATCTAAGTTACCCGGCCACGGTGAATGCAGTTTCCTCAACTCTAAATCGAGTCTAGGAAGTCCACTTTCCTCGTAACGAGACGTCATACTCAAATCACGATATTTTGAATTCCAGTCAGCAAATGCTTTGTACGTTTCAAAAGACGCGAGCAACCGAGCCGCTGTTGCCTTCAACTCAACCAAAATACAGTCTTCATCTATATATGAATAACAATAAAACAAGTATGGGCAGTTCAATTGTTTCGCGAATCTGACCTTCGCTTGAAGTTTAAAACTAGACAATGAGTCGAGGGTTTTGAACAGTTCATTGCAGTCAATGCCTTTAATGCCTTTATTAAAAAGCCCACGATCCAACAAGAGGGATACACTCGAATTTTTGACGGTGTAACCTTCAAAACTCAAGAGGTCAAGATTCGTTTTCAAAATTCTCCCCTTGACCCAATTGAGTTTGTCGCCTCTTTCAGATGTCTCGAAGGTTATAGAAAGCATAATTCAGTTCCTTTTCAGCTTTGCTGAATCCATAGTCCTGGTCCTCGATTTCTGAAAAAGGGATGTAGAGGGCATTCTTATCAAGTATGGAAATCAGGAGTTTCCTTTGATCCTCGATGCTCAGCTTGTTGAAATCGTCAACGTCAAGATCGGATACACTAATTCGATAATCTACTATTCCTGTTTTCATTACTTGCTTTGCAGCTTCTCGAATTGATTTCGGGTCATCAGCCTTGTTAATACGGTCTATGAGAGTCTGGTTGAATTTTGCCAGTTCACAATAAATGAATGAGCTTCCACCTTTCCAATTTACTTCCTTTGAAATACCGCCTTCTTCGCCATCCATAACCTTTTTAAGCCGCTCAATAGTGACTGTTTCGCAGTAATCCATTTGCTCACAAACAATAAACTTACGTCCCATTTTCATGGCAACCGCTGCTGTGGTACCGCTACCGGCACAGAAATCCATAACATAATCATTTTCATTAGAACCAAGCTCAATAATGCGTTTTACAAGCTTCTCCGGCTTGGGTGTTTTAAAAATATTCGTATCGACCAAAGCGAACAATTCACGTCTTGCATCTTGGTTGTGCCCAACCTCTGTATATGGCCAAATGGTTAGAGGGGTCGTTCCTTCCTTAACCTCGCTTAGAAATCTCTTCAGACGCGGTACATTCTTACCGTCATCACCGAACCAAATGCGATTGTCCGCCTTTAGTTCCTCAAACCTCTCTTTTGACACACGCCAACAACTACCATTCGGGGGATTAATTACCTTACCTGCTGGATTCGTTATAGGATAGTCATACTCAGCCGCATAAGTCTTTACAAGTAAGTTATCCGAAGCCCAGGGACCCCGAGAATCATTATCCGGATTGTGATAACGGTCGTTCATTTCTTGAGAACGTGGCAATAAATTAAGCTTAAAATCTTTGATATTTTTAGCATAAACCAGTATGTGGTCGTGATTATCAGAAAAGAACTTTGCATCATTTTGAGGAGCGTATTTCTTTTGCCAAATGACGTTGGCAACAAAGTTGCCCCTATCGAATACTTCATCACAAAGCACTTTTGCGTAATGGGCTTCTACGTCATCAAGGTTGATCCAGATTGAACCATATGTGCTTAGTAAGTCTTTGGCTATTTCTAGCCTATTCTTTAAAAAGGTTAACCAAGCACTGTGGTTAAAACTGTCGTTATATCCAAAGCTATTTGTGCCCGTATTGTAAGGTGGATCAATATAGATCAATTTGATGCTATTTGCATAGCTTTTTTTAAGTGAATGCATTGATAGCAGATTATTTCCTTTGAGTAGAAGGTTTGGACTTTGTTTATGACTGATTAACGGAGTTACCCCCTCCTTTGAGTACAATCTGAAGTTCTTGAGTGCTTTTGGTGATAGTAATCGGTCTATCTCGTCAGGGGCAAGAGTTTCGTTCCAGAAAATCTCATTACGTTTCTGATCTTCCTGAGTTTGACTCCCTTCTAACACGCAATCTTTATAAGGCCAATCCAATACCACTTCTCGAGATTCATTAAGATACTCACCGTTGTTCGACAGCCCAATTTTATTCTTGAACGCAGTATAACAATCCGGGAGGAATTGTTTATTGCTCACAAACCTCTGGAACTCGATTTTATCAAATACTTGTACGCCGTCTACTTCAATGAAGAACTGCTTCTTTATAGCTTCATTCTTTAATAGAAGCCTTATCAAGGATTTGTCCAATCCCAGAGCAAGCTCTACGATTTTATTCTTTGCTAGTTTCCCTTCAATTACTAGACGATTATCCATCTTGAGAGTCTTTGTAAGTTCATCTAATAAATTTTGCATATGTTTCTCGTCCTTGCCTTTGCCCAATACGGCGAGTCTCCGAGAGATATCCGCCATGATTAGGTCCGGTTTTTGATCTATTTATTCATTCGAGAGTCTGAATTGCTTGAGTCTAATTTAGCTTTTATCGCGTCAACCACCCATTCTTGAATAGTAATATCAGCTTCTGCAGCCTTAACACGCAGTTTCTTATGAAGCTGCTCAGGCAACCGGATATGAACCATCCGAGTGTGTGGATTGCTACGCTCTATCTGTGTACTCATTGACTTTCCTTATCTACCTGAAGTCTTTTGTTGCTCTAAATATAGCTCTGATACTTTACAAAGTCAATGTCCTAATTCGATGCCGAAAAATGATAACAGAAGGGGAGGCTTCTTTCTGGGTTACTCGCAGGACTATGAAATAATATTATTGACTTTTATATCCTATAATATTATAGTATTGACAATACATACCCGTTCATGAGGTATTCATATGAAAAAACCGATTTCAGTTGGGATCCCCGAGAATCTAGCCGTTTCCCTCGACGAGCTCTCAAAAAAGACGGGCAGAAAGAAGAATCTCATTGTTGCCGCGTCATTGAATAACTTCGTAAAGGCGAACGAGGGTGAGCAGGAGAGAATTATAAGAAAGTATCTCGAAGTAGAAAGAACCCGAGAGGAAAACGCGTGAAGATTCTACTAGACACGAACATCGTGATCCACAGGGAAGCATCTACTGTCGTCAACGAAGACATTGGTGTCTTATTCAGGTGGTTGGATAACCTGCACCACACTAAATGCATTCATTCTGTAACCGTCGAGGAAATCGAGAAGCATCAAGACCCGAGAGTTCGAAAATCTTTCGATGTAAAATTAGGGAACTACAACATTCTTAGAACGAGAGCTCCAATGTCCGAGGCATTCCGCAAAATTATGGAGCCACTTGATAAGACTCAAAACGACCTCAACGATTCAATTATTGTTAATGAACTCTATTGTGGAAGAGTCGACGCACTTATTACCGAAGACAAGCAACTGATCAGTAAAGCGTTGCTGTTAGGTATTTCGGACCGAGTCTACACAATTGATGCATTCCTCGAAAAAGTTACGATTGAAAACCCCGACCTAGCGGACTATAAAGTACTTGCGGTACGAAAAGCCCTTTTTGGTGGTCTGGACATCGGAGACGAGTTTTTTGCCTCGTTCAAAGAAGATTACCCCGGCTATGAGAAATGGTTTAATAAGAAGGCTGAGGAGACGGTCTACGTCTGTCTATCAGATGGTAAGCCAATAGCTCTATTGTATCTGAAGGTTGAAGGCAAAACCGAGGATTACACTGATATTGACCCTCCCCTTCCTCATAAGAGACGAATAAAAATCGGGAGCTTTAAGGTAACGCTTAATGGATTTCGCCTGGGGGAAAGATTTCTCAAAATTGTTTTTGATAACGTCCTCCGGTTCAAGGTTGATGAGATATACGTAACTATCTTCGACAAGCGAATCGAACAACAGCGCCTGATTAATCTTTTGGAAGAATACGGGTTTTATCGTCATGGCATTAAGAAAGGTCCGGGAGGAGACGAGCTCGTGTACGTTCGATCCTGCGAGCGTCTAGCTGACCGTTCGACACCGAAGCTTACTTACCCTTTCTTATCTTCAGCCGGGCGGATGTTTTTAGTTCCAATCTATCCAGATTACCATACAGAGTTATTTCCCGACTCCATCCTGCGGACGGAATCTCCGATGGATTTTGTAGAAAACGAGCCACACCGTAATGCAATAAGTAAAGTCTATATCTCGCGATCAATAGAGAGAAACATTCATTCGGGAGACGTCTTCATATTCTACCGCACTGGAGGTTATTACAAGAGCGTAGTAACGACGATTGGCCTAGCCGAAGGCATCATTGATAAT
Protein-coding sequences here:
- a CDS encoding DEAD/DEAH box helicase family protein; amino-acid sequence: MQSLNQVLEAALQFGGPDFYKSRVPDFIYQNLREGFGKRPYQQEAFGRFVYYWNEFFNRPKGVPTQLLYHMATGSGKTLIMAGLILYLYERGYRNFLFFVNSTNIIEKTKDNFLNPNSFKYLFSNRIQIGDKYVRVREVDNFSSINQDDINIVFSTIQGLHWDLNTPKENSVTYEDFADKKIVLISDEAHHINAETKKGNDIGQLELLEITSWEQTVFKILNANPDNVLLEFTATADLTQPEIENKYRNRIIFDYPLKEFRKDGYSKEVKVLQADLPEFQRALQCIVLSQLRRKIFEKNRKIIKPVILFKSRTIKESENFFIEFIQGIKNLKTEDLEKIRSNTTLDPVLRNAFQYFKKNNISLSNLASELKEDFSEEKCISVNSQSESEQKQISINTLEDEHNEYRAVFAVDQLNEGWDVLNLFDIVRLYNTRDAKAGKPGRTTMSEAQLIGRGARYCPFRLSEDQPLYQRKYDIRNDEEEHELKLCEELYYHSAYNPRYIDELHTALEEIGIKAKEIRQRHLKLKPGFKETEFYKVGFLFLNEQNKYNHEDIFSLNKTFIESAHKISLATGFTKATIAFETQGKISISRKQKEYFIRDFGCNIILKAINKLEFYQFADLKKYLPNLTSISEFIRSNNYLGEVKVEIDGPEERIINLTQQDKLEAVVQVLEKIATTLQSDKVDFKGTKLFKPYMLKDKVKDKILEIANDGNTDKEYGIGQAETTNQELNLDLSDKDWYVFNENYGTSEEKYLVRYINMVIDKLKAEYEQVFLLRNERNFKIFNFDDGMAMEPDFVLFLVQEHLKKSFYYQIFIEPKGMHLLKQDEWKEKFLVRLKAEHKIEQLWDDRQYTIWGMPFYNEVERKPEFEKEFNKLISKD
- a CDS encoding DNA methyltransferase gives rise to the protein MGKGKDEKHMQNLLDELTKTLKMDNRLVIEGKLAKNKIVELALGLDKSLIRLLLKNEAIKKQFFIEVDGVQVFDKIEFQRFVSNKQFLPDCYTAFKNKIGLSNNGEYLNESREVVLDWPYKDCVLEGSQTQEDQKRNEIFWNETLAPDEIDRLLSPKALKNFRLYSKEGVTPLISHKQSPNLLLKGNNLLSMHSLKKSYANSIKLIYIDPPYNTGTNSFGYNDSFNHSAWLTFLKNRLEIAKDLLSTYGSIWINLDDVEAHYAKVLCDEVFDRGNFVANVIWQKKYAPQNDAKFFSDNHDHILVYAKNIKDFKLNLLPRSQEMNDRYHNPDNDSRGPWASDNLLVKTYAAEYDYPITNPAGKVINPPNGSCWRVSKERFEELKADNRIWFGDDGKNVPRLKRFLSEVKEGTTPLTIWPYTEVGHNQDARRELFALVDTNIFKTPKPEKLVKRIIELGSNENDYVMDFCAGSGTTAAVAMKMGRKFIVCEQMDYCETVTIERLKKVMDGEEGGISKEVNWKGGSSFIYCELAKFNQTLIDRINKADDPKSIREAAKQVMKTGIVDYRISVSDLDVDDFNKLSIEDQRKLLISILDKNALYIPFSEIEDQDYGFSKAEKELNYAFYNLRDI
- a CDS encoding toxin-antitoxin system HicB family antitoxin, with protein sequence MSTQIERSNPHTRMVHIRLPEQLHKKLRVKAAEADITIQEWVVDAIKAKLDSSNSDSRMNK